In the genome of Actinomycetes bacterium, the window CGGCCGGAGCGCCTCGGCGTCGCTGGCCTCCGCTCAGCCAGTCGCGGTGTCCTCGATGACCGCGAGGTTCACGAACTCGCGCGGCCCGTCGAGCATCCCGGCCATCGCCTCCTGGATCGGCCGGAGCGCGTCCATGCGCCCGGGGTCCTGCTCGCGGGCCCGTGCTTGCTCGGCGCTCTCGAACACCACCAGGGTGTAGTAGGCGTTCGGGTCCTCCTCGTCACGCATGACCATCGTGCGCAGGAGCCCGGATCCGGG includes:
- a CDS encoding antibiotic biosynthesis monooxygenase, which encodes MWAQLIKVHAKPGADVLSLFAQLRAIERPGSGLLRTMVMRDEEDPNAYYTLVVFESAEQARAREQDPGRMDALRPIQEAMAGMLDGPREFVNLAVIEDTATG